Proteins encoded by one window of Cloeon dipterum chromosome 2, ieCloDipt1.1, whole genome shotgun sequence:
- the mTTF gene encoding transcription termination factor, mitochondrial, with product MSLFKLGQAFLRHRAHSTPNLLKSAIQPLRCVYMSNNLEVPAHYETASERLSSVLGCSKQDSCAILMEYPEIKKCAGQRLHTTCNYLTKNLGVDKQLIMSFPWLLQFSKKILEEKVKLLSCLTKCAISSTVPLLQFDTEQLWKLFSNKLEDDQAYLLKKNCQDTQDRITFLANNLQCSELEVCNLISKYNFLMAVPIQRLDAVFELFRESKISSADLMRDAWILRYNPEQIKARLEIIQAVGMDNAKPWHTRSLEKSFQRSLEVHIKTEELLEKSKTKLEYIKNLLKLDSIEGSVDFARKNLFLIRAGSERLKNAFDTLLSLGYTIDDIKAVPRMLVCNCGTITYRFELLKEMLGVDKPSLNLIVLSNDKFNSFVRKLEMQKLTEAALRLPC from the exons ATGTCGCTGTTTAAGCTGGGTCAGGCTTTCCTAAGACATCGAGCCCATTCGACTCCAAACCTCTTAAAATCTGCCATCCAACCCCTTCGGTGCGTGTACATGAGCAACAATTTGGAGGTTCCGGCGCACTACGAAACTGCCTCAGAGCGCTTGTCATCCGTGTTGGGATGTTCTAAACAGGATAGTTGTGCCATCCTTATGGAGTACCCTGAGATCAAGAAGTGCGCCGGTCAACGTCTGCATACCACTTGCAACTACTTGACCAAGAACTTGGGTGTCGATAAGCAACTGATCATGTCCTTCCCTTGGCTGCTTCAATTTAGCAAAA aaattttggaGGAGAAAGTAAAATTACTTTCTTGCTTGACCAAGTGTGCGATAAGTTCGACCGTTCCATTGCTTCAATTTGATACTGAACAATTGTGGAAACTATTTTCCAACAAACTGGAAGACGATCAAGCATATTTGCTTAAGAAAAATTGCCAAGACACACAAGACAGAATAACCTTTCTGGCCAACAACCTGCAG TGCTCAGAATTAGAAGTGTGCAACctgatttcaaaatacaaCTTCCTGATGGCAGTTCCAATTCAACGGCTGGATGcagtttttgaattattccGAG AATCCAAAATTAGCTCAGCCGACTTGATGAGAGACGCTTGGATACTTCGTTACAATCCAGAACAAATCAAGGCCAGACTTGAAATAATCCAGGCAGTGGGAATGGATAATGCAAAGCCTTGGCACACTAGGTCGCTGGAAAAATCTTTCCAGAG GAGCCTGGAGGTACATATAAAAACTGAAGAGCTACTAGAAAAGTCAAAGACAAAACTTGAATACATCAAGAATTTATTGAAACTGGACTCGATCGAAGGTTCTGTTGATTTTGCTCGTAAGAATCTTTTCTTGATTCGGGCCGGTTCtgaaaggttaaaaaatgcatttgataCTTTGCTGAGCCTTGGATACACTATAGATGATATTAAAGCAGTGCCAAGGATGCTGGTTTGCAATTGTGGAACGATCACTTACCGATTTGAGCTGTTGAAGGAGATGCTAGGTGTTGACAAACCTAGCTTGAATCTGATTGTCTTGAGTAATGACAAATTTAACAGTTTCGTTAGAAAACTTGAGATGCAAAAGTTGACAGAGGCTGCATTACGACTGCCATGTTAG